GGCATTGTGCACTCGGCGAGCGCTCGTTTGAAACTGCCACTTGTAGCAGACGAGCATTTCGAGCACATGGCTGGACGACAACACAACCCGACGTAGCTTTCGGGTGTTTCCGTCATCACTCGCTTCGTGAAAGCAACATGGCGGCTCCCATGTCTGCGGTTGCTACAGCCGCTGCAAGCGGCGATCTCGTGGTAACGTATACAATTTGCGTGAATTCTTGCTGTTTTTGTGGTAAAGACTTTTTGGTGTAATGGGAGAGGGGGTTCTGATGATTTGGTACCTTCGAGAGGGTAGATTTGTACTTCTGTGAGGAGTCGTCAACTTAccagggcgagagagagagagagcgtgtgtgtgtgtgtgtgtgtgtacactgataatgtgtgtgtgcgtgtgtgtgcgcgcgtgcacgtgtggatgtgtgtgaaagggaggggggagagagagaaaaagagagagagagagagagggtaacaAATGACTTTCTTGACAAGCGtcacggtgtatgtgtgtctgtggttgtctgtctgtctctgtgtttgtttaCTGTAATCATCCACATCTTTTATTTTAATGTGTACATCAGGGAGTGCAACAACTTGTGAAGCAAGGACTTGATGTAAACGCCCGATCCAACGATGGTATGAGCCCCCTGGCCATTGCTTCTTTCTGGGGTTACGCGAACATTGTCAAGGTCCTCCTGGAACATGGGTCAGTGGGTCAAATCTTCGTAATATTACTGTTAATATTGATGTTCCTAGTGCTGCTGGCAACCACCTTTTGATAGCAACCACTTTTTTTTTCAGTCCCAAAAGTGGTCATTAGACATGTTTGACTATTCTTGTCATTGAGTTtcagcataattatgagaaatTCCACTTACGGAAATTGCATTTGagtttgtgtacatgtgtgtatgtgtgtgtgtgtaattgtttgCCTGTGcccgtgtgtgagtgtgtgattttttttggccaacattcacctgaacacacacatatgtacattGTATTACCCTTTTTATACGTTTTTCATGTCTGTGTATTtggtttgtatgtttgtttccaTCACAAATAGTGTTAAGACGTGTGAGAAGGTACCACCACATACATGCTCAGAGTGCTTTTTAATCAGAGTGCAACAGTTACATCTTATTTCTGCAAATGTTTGTGGACAGTGCTAACATCAGTCTGGGCAACAAAGGAACGCAGTGGACACCACTGCACTGCGCAGCATTTCAAGGTCATGGGAAGGTCATTATGTACCTCATGGATTACAACCCTGACCTCTTTGCTAAGGATTCTCAAGGAAGGTGAGGGCAGATTTGTTACCTGATGCTACTAATATTGGTAATTAGAAGAAGCTGTGCTATAACAAGGTACGAGCATTGGTATTATAAGTAAGAATATGctgttaaaaaagaaaaacagacttCGGTTACCTGCTTTGCCGGTGAAACTGAAACGGACAgcgttggtttaaacaataaacattgtttaCATATTCATGAAATTTACATAAATTTAAAGACATGAAAGCAACAACAAGCCTACTTCTTATGGTAGTGTCTTCAGACAACGTTTTCAGTAAGATGGGTagtttaattaatttttatattttaaggCCTGGTAACTAGGAAAACAGAGCAGTTTATGTATTAAACAGGAATGTCATGTCTTTGTGTACTTATTGCTTTACATACATTCAAACATATCAGAGAATGTCTTTTTCTTCACAGGACACCAATTGATTTTGCTTCTGCCATTGATGCAGTATGGGCTTTCTTTGCTGGTAAGTTTTGACTAGATTTAACAAAAGCTTTTGTGaatataaatatgtacatcttagtatagctaaaacaacaacaacaaacaaacaaatacctgCTTCTTATGTGATAATACAGACAAAACATTGGGATTGAAATTGGCATCTAAATAAAGGGCATTAACTGTGTACGCATGCCCAAGAAGAGTTTTCTGAGGAAAGAGCAAGGTACTTTCCCTTCTCATGATAAATCTACCTTTCTTCTCTATTTTccgtttgtctttgtttttgcttctttctttcttttttgtatctctgttttggtgtgtgttctttttatttCACTTTGTAATTGTTaagttaatatttttttttagccttttctgtttctatgttattttttctctcagaaCTTTTGAAAATATTTGGAGCCAAATAATAAGTAAAAATACATGTAGTTGGAAAGCAaaattaatttgtaaaacatttcATTGAAAGACTGTTTGCTGACATTTTCTCAGTTGAATTTTCTCTATGCATATAGGGTTTAGTGTAAAAGTGCCTCATTTTGATTTGTTCATGTGATCAGGTGTATATCCCCGGTGACACAAGGTACATGTAATTAGTACAAGTTTATTATGTCACACAACATACATTAAGTTCTTTTATATGTATGAGCTTTGTTTCAGCTGCTGGTTGTAAGCGAACACCAAAAGCAGAATTGATACGACTGGACATTGTAAAAAAGGTACCAATAAACAAGATACTTGTAGATCTTTATGGAGCATTTTCGTGTCTCACAATGGAGTCTTATCATATCTGTGCAGCTGTAAAGAGAGATTAAAGTCAGCAAAAAGTTGGCAAAAAACAGGGAGGGCAGTTAGCTTCTATGTTCAAGTTGACTAGACTTTACTGACCTTAATAGTGATTTTACTCTTTCAATGACTTTAGGACTTACCGTTGTTCATATTTTCCTGAGGTTGCAGGACGGAAAAATGCTGTAGTTGTTCTTCACAGAGCTGGTGAAGATAATCTGAGTTGTGCGCCGTAGCTAGGATCCACTTGAAAGTGAAAcgaaaatacagtggaaccccccttttaaaactCAAAAAATCTGGttttaaacaggagggagtcttgtttgtttgtttgtttatttgttgcttaacgtccagccgactacgcagagccatatcaggacgaggaagggggggatgaagggggccacttgtcaagcgattcctgtttacaaatgcactaacccattacttgtgtcccagcaggctttagtaaaactaaattaatacctactggaagattaccagtttccagtatgttaaaataggcttaacctatctactgctggacttacatcagaacactaacagattaaactatacatgaatcgcgagacaagcggcaagagaagagatttttggaaaaatacaggtgaatgagcaagaaggcagaaaaaagaaaagaattcatgaagaaaaagagagcatgacaggaaagaggaaccaaaaatctacctaacagcaaactagaaagctcctgcggttccaaaaacaggaggggcctttaatttcataaccgcagtgccccactgcgggagagggagtcttaaaatgggggcaagtttatagaggttatgaacagaaagtctgagaaaaccaggtcttaacaagaagggcaaagcccatacgactcacatgcttgaccttgacctttacatgaccttgaccttcagggtcaaggtcaaataactaaacctagcaatgacatcatacactaagaactgctttacacatttttcctaccaaaatacatgtgaccttgacccaaggtcaaggtcatccaaggtcatgcaacacaaagctgttaattcaagacataggaagtacaatggtgcttattggctctttctaccatgagatatggtcacttttagtggttcactaccttattttggtcacatttcataagggtcaaagtgaccttgaccttgatcatatgtgaccaaatgtgtctcatgatgaaagcataacatgtgccccacataatttttaagtttgaaacagttatcttccatagttcagggtcaaggtcacttcaaaatatgtatacaatccaactttgaagagctcctgtgaccttgaccttgaagcaaggtaaaccaaactggtatcaaaagatggggcttactttgccctatatatcatatataggtgaggtattgaatctcaaaaacttcagagaaaatgtgaaaaatgtgaaaaatagctgttttttagacagcatttatggcccctgcgaccttgaccttgaagcaaggtcaagatgctatgtatgttttttggggccttgtcatcatacaccatcttgccaaatttggtactgatagactgaatagtgtccaagaaatatccaacgttaaagttttccggacggccggccggacggacgactcgggtgagtacatagactcacttttgcttcgcatgtgagtcaaaaaggagtcttgaattggggggtcTAAACAGAGGGGTTCCACAGTACATGTACAGTAGTTggctttgtttctttctttatttggtgtttaacgtcgttttcaaccatgaaggttatatcgagacggggaaagggggggggggggggggggggggggggggggggggagatgggatagagccagttgttaattgtttcttgttcacaaaagcactattcaaaaaattgctccaggggcttgcaac
The sequence above is a segment of the Littorina saxatilis isolate snail1 linkage group LG3, US_GU_Lsax_2.0, whole genome shotgun sequence genome. Coding sequences within it:
- the LOC138962036 gene encoding ankyrin repeat-containing protein DDB_G0279043-like produces the protein MAAPMSAVATAAASGDLVGVQQLVKQGLDVNARSNDGMSPLAIASFWGYANIVKVLLEHGANISLGNKGTQWTPLHCAAFQGHGKVIMYLMDYNPDLFAKDSQGRTPIDFASAIDAVWAFFAAAGCKRTPKAELIRLDIVKKVCPDDPSIQHTDLLGLTRPGSAYIFNSDSLYDRKPTDRNQLMAASTGDVLAGMDDADLRDRRI